The Vigna angularis cultivar LongXiaoDou No.4 chromosome 9, ASM1680809v1, whole genome shotgun sequence DNA window GGTGAAAAGTCAAACTTCAATGCctttttagtttcttatttccttttcaatttGTTTATCAGGTTTCTCATGAATAGCTTCTGCATGTACCTTTTAATGATTAAACAGGAAAGTAAGATACTGAAGTTTTTGGGGTTTATGTGGAATCCTCTGTCATGGGTTATGGAAGCTGCTGCTATCATGGCCATAGGCATGGCACATGGAGGGGTAAATCTTCACCTTTGCTTTTgagtttatactatatattcTCCATGGTAttgttaagtttaatttaatgaatgaaaaacaaaacagCAATCTAACAGCTATGCTATGGATCAATTTGGTCTTTAATGttacaataaacaaaaaaagttcATGCTATTTTTCAATTTTGCAAAACTTGATGTTGCAAAAGACAAATTTAGTCCATGATTATTTGACAATTTAAGTTTGATTCACAACATTGACATCACTAGTCTGTTTGATTCTTAACATTACTAAATCAATCAACACAGTTAAATCATTAGCCAATTCAATCTCTGACATGAGGGACAAAATTGGCTATAAAGTTGGGACTAGTTTCACTAATGGTTACCAAAATTAGGAATTGAATAGGAAAACCCTAATGTTAAAGGCTAAAATGAGTAATGGTTCCCAATTTCATGTTTTTACTTATTTCAgactaaaatatcaattattaaaaGTTCGAGAGATTTGATGTTTTACACTTTTCATGGTGAATTTTATTCCATTCCTTTTGCTACTTTTAATTTGGAAGTTATGGATACTATTAATTTTCAAAGGACTGTGGCATGCAAGATTAAATTTTTGGTGGTAACTAGTTACTATCATAGGTTTGAATGTTAAAgtcatatttcatcatcaattaGTCAGAGTTTACTTTTCTGAGAACTGTACAGTTACAATTTATAATTCATTATccactaaattttatataacaaCAACAACTCCTTAATTCTGCAGAATGAAAGAGCAGATTATCAAGATTTTATTGGCATAGTTCTTTTGCTACTTATAAACTCCACCATCAGTTTCATAGAAGAAAACAATGCTGGCAATGCAGCTGCTGCCCTTATGGCCAGATTAGCCCCAAAAGCAAAGGTAATTTCCCTCTTCAACTGATTTAACTGTAGCTTCCTATATCATAATtgcatgttttttgttttcctttcagATTTCTCTACCAATATCTTTGTTATACTGTTTTGTTTACATTTCCTTTGGCATCCAATTACATTTACAGGTACTTCGTGATGGAAAATGGAGTGAAGAAGAAGCTTCGGTGTTGGTTCCTGGAGACATAATTAGCATCAAGCTTGGTGACATAATTCCTGCTGATGCACGTCTCCTTGAAGGTGATCCTTTGAAGATTGATCAGGTAAAATTGGCTGTTAGTGGGTGAGGTTGATGCATATCAACCATCTTAAACTAAAATAAGATGTGAACTAAATAGGAAACTTCTGAAATGGTTCTAATAGTTTCTCAAGAAAAAAGGAATATGTTTCTATATTAGTATGAAATTAATCATTTCACACATAGATGGAGAAAGTTAGTAATATGGATCTCATGCTAAATAGGATCTCTGAAAAACTGGTCTGAACCAAATGGCTTCGTGTGGTGAGTCATGTAGAGTTTAAAAATGCACTGATGTTcgtatattaatttctttttaagatattttaaaacatcaaaatcagtgtctatcaatatattttgaagacaCAACAGAGaaacaacacacaaaaaaaCCAGCAGAAACTCCAAATTCGTCTATGTAACTGATCTTAAGCTAATGGTAAAAGGCTCTTGttattcaattatatatgtTCATGAACTGCGACATGATGCTGCATAGAAAGATGAAATGTGACATGAACTTCATCATCATTCCATTCCATGCATCCCCTTCCTGCATTCAATTATATATGTTCATGTGTTTTTCAGTCTGCTCTTACTGGGGAGTCACTTCCTGTCAGCAAACACCCTGGAGAAGGAGTATATTCTGGTTCAACCTGCAAGCAAGGAGAAATTGAGGCAGTGGTTATTGCAACCGGAGTTCACACCTTTTTTGGGAAGGCAGCTCATCTTGTGGAGAACACAACACATGTTGGACATTTCCAGAAGGTTCTCACATATAGAATTTGTAGTGCTCTTAATGTTGTGCAAATGAATGTTGTCTCAAGTAAAGTCATTTCCGTGTGGAATATTTGTCAAGATGATGCTCAGTgcaatcacataattgtttcaGGTTCTAACATCTATTGGGAACTTCTGCATCTGTTCAATTGCTGTTGGTATGGTCATTGAAATCATTGTGATATATGCAATCCATAAAAAGGGATACAGAAATGGGATTGATAACCTTCTGGTGCTATTAATTGGTGGCATCCCTATTGCAATGCCAACAGTCCTTTCTGTTACAATGGCTATTGGTTCACACCGGTTGTCTCAGCAGGTTTGTGATCCAAACATTTCAATGGCTTTTTAAAGATCACTAATGTGCTGTTGAGCTAATAACTATCATGGGTGTATCCTTTGCAGGGTGCCATAACAAAGAGAATGACTGCCATTGAAGAGATGGCTGGAATGGATGTGTTATGCAGTGACAAGACAGGCACATTAACTCTTAACAAGCTTTCAGTGGACAAGAATATCATTGAGgtcttaattttttcttcttagttTCTACAATGAAACTGAACATAGCTAATGGTTTGATACAATTTCATATGGGCAAAATGTCATTAACGTACAAAGGTGAATAGGACAGGACATGGTAGATTCCTTCAAGCAATGCTATTAATTAGACCACTCAATTCTGAAATTAGACAACTCAACTTCTTAAAGAAACATATTATGGGAAAGTGATGAGCAATGCTAATAATTGACATCAACTTACAATTTATGATAAAGCACTGAAAATCCTTTTCATATATTGAACCTTTACATTTTGCATACATGAATAGATATTAATGAATCTGAGTGATGGTATGCTAACTTTCTTTTTCCAAAAAACTATCAATATCTGGTAGGTTTTTGTTAAAAACGTTGACAGTGATATGGTTGTACTTATGGCCGCAAGAGCATCAAGGCTAGAGAACCAGGATGCAATTGATGGTGCTATAGTTTCAATGTTAGCAGACCCAAAGGAGGTACAAGTTCAAAGATATCCTATATTAACAGACAATAATTTTTCACTATTCTAATTGTAGCATTCAACAAAGCAAGTTTCCACCCTCTtctgtagttgaaatctgattAGTTTACTAATGGTCCTTTAATTTTGCAAGGCAAGAGCTGGAATAAAAGAAGTTCACTTCCTTCCATTCAATCCAACTGATAAAAGAACTGCACTAACATACCTTGATGCTGCTGGTAAGATGCACAGGGTTAGCAAAGGAGCACCAGAGCAGGTAGTACATAATCCAAGTCTAAAGAATCATAGTACCAACTACAGTAACATTGTTTGATCATTATTTAACTATACTTTGTAGATTCTCAATCTTGCATATAACAAATCAGAAATACAACAAAAGGTTCATGCAATCATTGACAAGTTTGCAGAACGTGGACTTCGTTCTCTTGCAGTTGCCCGCCAGGTTTACTCCCTAAGAATTCTCCATCATCTCGTTGGTATACAGTGTGTGCATTTTTTATAGAAGTTGAATTTTTCTCCAATTTAGGAAGTACCTGAGGGAACTAAAGACAGTCCAGGAGGACCATGGGAATTTGTTGGCCTTCTGCCTCTTTTCGATCCACCTCGCCATGATAGTGCAGAAACAATTAGAAGAGCTCTTGATCTTGGCGTGAGTGTCAAAATGATCACTGGTATGTGGTCACTATTACTTTATGTTCATTTAAGAGTATTGCAAATATCTTGATTGCGTTTACAATATGAACTTTTAAGGAAATGCCTCTGTGAACAAACAAGTTCTAGACATAAAACTATGTATGATTATAAATGAAATCTTCTATTTGGAAAACTAAATAAGGCGCTATCCTGTTTAGTATTCTTCTTACTGTTAGTTATTCTTTGAAGAAATTGTCTTCATGCATAGAACAACTAAACAGTCTTAATTGTTACCTTGATTTCTTCTATGCTTTAATTGCTATTGTTTAGACTGCTCCTACTAAACAATGTGTCCTAGACAGTGGAGAAGAGAATAAAGTCCactaaaacaaatcaaattaaaattgcaTGGCTTAACATGACATCTAGCTACATTTCCAACATCCTGAATTTTTCAAATTCTAAAGATAAGCCTATAACATTGGGTACTATAGTGAACATAGAAAAAAGTCTGTGATAGTTTCTGCTACCACTGAGTGATACTACCAGTATAATAGAGTTATTCTCGTATTCTTTCTTACTGTTTTAATTCTAGGGTACACAAGAAAGAGATGCTCATgttatattgtaaaaaaaaccTTTCAGGTGATCAACTTGCAATAGGTAAGGAAACAGGAAGACGTCTTGGGATGGGGACTAACATGTATCCTTCTTCATCGCTACTTGGTGAAAATAAAGATGGATTGGGTGCTGTCGCTGTTGATGATCTCATTGAGAATGCTGATGGTTTTGCTGGAGTCTTTCCTGGTAAGCTAAGAAATCAGTAATCAAAAGGAAGCTGTAATTTAATGTTATGTTCAATTTTTGATAATGTGTTTCCCTCAGAGCACAAGTATGAGATTGTGAAGAGGTTACAAGCTAGAAAACACATTTGTGGGATGACTGGTGATGGGGTGAACGATGCACCTGCCTTGAAGATAGCAGACATAGGTATTGCTGTAGCAGATGCTACAGATGCTGCCAGAAGCGCATCTGACATAGTCCTAACAGAACCTGGGTTGAGTGTGATCATAAGTGCAGTTCTAACTAGCCGTGCAATTTTCCAGAGAATGAAAAATTACACAGTAATTCCACAACTATCTACatatatgtaaaagaaaataattataatcttTCTGTGTGACAACAAatcatgattatttttattccttttccTTTGCAGATATATGCCATATCTATCACTATTCGTATTGTGGTAAGCTTTTTGTACATGAAGAATATATTCAGAATGAACCTGATCACCAACCTTCTTctcattttcagtttttttttttttccttttcagcTTGGTTTCATGTTACTGAACAGCTTTTGGAAATTTGACTTTCCTCCCTTCATGGTTCTTGTCATTGCCATTCTTAATGATGGTAATATTAACTTCTTTCTAGTATCTTAATCTAAAGTTTCATCATATTTTGGTGGTTAGtacatgaaatattttctttcttgtccACTTACTTGTTAGCATCCTTGTAGGTACCATCATGACAATATCTAAAGATAGGGTTAAGCCCTCTCCATTTCCTGATAGTTGGAAGCTTAGTGAAATTTTTGCAACTGGGATTGTTCTTGGCAGCTATCTGGCTCTAATGACTGTGATCTTCTTCTATATAGTTGTTGAAACAGACTTCTTTCCTGTAAGTATCTTCTTTTCCAGTTGTCCACTACgtttttctttcattcaatGATGTGATCGTTGATATGAAGTATTTTTCCCCAGAACAAATTTGGCGTGAGACACTTTCATTATGATCCAAATGCTGAGGACAGTGATCCAACCAAAAGAATGTTGGGATCTGCTGTCTATCTTCAAGTTAGTACCATTAGTCAAGCCTTAATTTTCGTGACAAGGTCAAGGGGTTGGTCCTACACAGAAAGACCTGGTCTTTTGCTTGTCATTGCCTTCATCATTGCTCAAGCGGTACATGGTTTTCTCAATCTTCCTGAATTACTTATCCAAACCTCTAAAACCATTTGAACTTGCTTATTTCATTTTGCCATAATTTTGACAGATTGCTACTGTTATATCTGCCACTCTCACTTGGGATGTTGCTGGGATCAGAAGAATCGGTTGGGGCTGGACAGGAGCTATTTGGCTTTACAATACTGTAACTTATTTACTTCTAGATCCTTTGAAGTTTGCAGTTCGTTATGCATTAAGTGGAAGGGCTTGGAATCTGGTGGTCAACCAAAGGGTTAGTACTATGACTGAACCTcataaattcagaaaaaaaattgtggagAATGAATACCAAGAAATAGGTTGAAAACATAAAGTATGACAGATgatttatcatatatttatactCTAAGACTCAGAATAACTAGAGCACTTATATAGTTATGTGACACCTTGCTGATGCAAATTAACAGACCGCATTCATCAACAAAAACGACTTTGGAAGAGAAGCTCGTGAGGCTGCATGGGCTACTGAGCAGAGAACCTTACATGGCCTCCACTCTGCTGAGTCAAAAGGGTTTACAGATAAGCACACCTTCAGAGAAATTAATACATTGGCAGAAGAGGCAAGGAGAAGAGCAGAGATAGCAAGGTCACTGTCTTTATTCAACTTCAaactgttttttaattttattttaccattaaatggtttttcttttcccacttattaaaattttcttccttGTGATGCAGGCTGAGAGAGCTTCACACTCTGAAAGGTAGAGTGGAATCATTTGCCAAGCTAAGGGGTTTGGACATAGATGCCATGAACGGACACTACACTGTCTAAGACTTTATGACTGCTATCTATCATGATTCTTATATCACGTGGCTCTTGTATTATGGCTTTGTCAAGTGTCAGACTACAGGTTTTACCTCAACAATGTATCTGCTGAATTTTCATTAACTTTTCGTTCAAACCATTGGTTGTTGTTTGCTCTTTTcctttgtctttcttctttGGGATAATTGTATCTATTGttataataatgttattcaCACATATCACTCTTTGGAAagtaaaatatttcatttgtaaaCATTTCTTAGTTTTGCCAGAAAACATGAATGGCAATAGTTTTAAACAATACATTGAagtaatatacaaataaatggGTGTCATTTTCTTCTACCGGAGCTATAAAATGGTAAAACATTCTGTTTCATCCTATAATATCAACTCAAATTAAGAGATTTTACAGCTAACCCAGAATTTCTTGGCAAGTGgttaatatatgttatatacAATTGTTTGTGGTAGGAACTAATATTATTGTGGTTTAATATAGAAAACATTCGGAAGACAGTGCTCTGATAATAACAAAGGTAATGTGCAGAAATAAGAAATTGAGAATGAAACAAAAAATCAGAGAAGGAAAACTTCTCTTTGTGGCAACAGCTACCCACAACTACCCAAATGATCATCAAGCCCTTTTCCCTTGATCCCATGCAGACTCTAACCTTATCACATGCTTCCCACACTTGTTGCCAGATATGCAAATTTGTTATAGGCTGCATAGTTCCCTTCTTTACAAGTACATATATAGGATTGcgtaaaattttaacttaagtGTCTGAGGTGCAGTTGAGTTGCTATCGGATGAGTTTAATCATAATTAATGAATGAAATATGACCTCAAACTAACATTGTTACTGTAAAGAGTTTCATATGAAACACATCAAGAACACTTGTTATGAAAGCAACTTCCTATGGATGTTTTTACAAATACATGTATGGAATTATTTAAACTCTGCTTTTAACCTGCAAAAGATGTACCGgacataaaataagataaactaACTGTTAGAATGAGTAATAAGATCTACTACATCCTATGTAGCTCATACGCTTTCTTCTAGTTCATGAAGTAATTGAACAGTGAGGATCTCTCTGGGCATGACTTATTCAGCAAGGTCTTCAGATCAGCATCCCTTATCTTCTCTTGGAGCTGATTCACCAGAGTCTTGGGGACTTGCTGATGCACATAATAAATGGAAGACACCagagaaagaaattcaactaaGAAATCTTAAAATGGAAAGCTTAATGGACATATAATCTACATACCACTTTCAACCACAGAATATAAGAAGCAGAATGTGCAGCTTGTGCTTGGACATCCACAAAATCATCATCAACAAAAGTTGAGCAGGAGTCGAGAAGACACAATTCATTCTGCAGAAAGGTGCCAAAGTCATGATACAGGCCTATTGCCTCCTTGGAATGGTAGGACTCATCCCCAGAATCAGgtacaaaattatttatccaGCACGTGGAAAGGAAGCGCCGATGAAGCCATAGAGCCTGTTAAAAGTCAGCACCATTGAACATCTAATTCTAAACCTTTAAGAAAATTACTGAGGTAGAAAAACCACTTGCACTCAAGACACCCAAAATCACAAAAAGGTGACAATCCGATGGGACatcaaaagacaaaaatgatATCCTCAAATTTCAAGAATCCAAAAATCCTGTAAATAATGGATAGAGATTATTTATAAATCTCCAGCTAATCAGTGTATTACTTTAGCGAGTAATATGATGAccaattatgaaattaattacaGACACAGGTCACCTACCTCTCTTCCAACATAACGTTTTATCAGTGTTTCATTCCAATCAAGCTCGTCCTGTCAAACCATGGTTGCcacataattaaaaactaaatttcttTGCATGTCATATAAAGTCTAGGTGATACAGTAATGTCAATTACATCAGTCAATATGCAGTTCTTGTATTATAAAAGAGGTACATGCCGCATAACTTATTGTGCAGTAAGTAGTACATTGAATATTCCAATGAAAATGATAGAGTTGTCAAAA harbors:
- the LOC108346210 gene encoding ATPase 11, plasma membrane-type: MARLAPKAKVLRDGKWSEEEASVLVPGDIISIKLGDIIPADARLLEGDPLKIDQSALTGESLPVSKHPGEGVYSGSTCKQGEIEAVVIATGVHTFFGKAAHLVENTTHVGHFQKVLTYRICSALNVLTSIGNFCICSIAVGMVIEIIVIYAIHKKGYRNGIDNLLVLLIGGIPIAMPTVLSVTMAIGSHRLSQQGAITKRMTAIEEMAGMDVLCSDKTGTLTLNKLSVDKNIIEVFVKNVDSDMVVLMAARASRLENQDAIDGAIVSMLADPKEARAGIKEVHFLPFNPTDKRTALTYLDAAGKMHRVSKGAPEQILNLAYNKSEIQQKVHAIIDKFAERGLRSLAVARQEVPEGTKDSPGGPWEFVGLLPLFDPPRHDSAETIRRALDLGVSVKMITGDQLAIGKETGRRLGMGTNMYPSSSLLGENKDGLGAVAVDDLIENADGFAGVFPEHKYEIVKRLQARKHICGMTGDGVNDAPALKIADIGIAVADATDAARSASDIVLTEPGLSVIISAVLTSRAIFQRMKNYTIYAISITIRIVLGFMLLNSFWKFDFPPFMVLVIAILNDGTIMTISKDRVKPSPFPDSWKLSEIFATGIVLGSYLALMTVIFFYIVVETDFFPNKFGVRHFHYDPNAEDSDPTKRMLGSAVYLQVSTISQALIFVTRSRGWSYTERPGLLLVIAFIIAQAIATVISATLTWDVAGIRRIGWGWTGAIWLYNTVTYLLLDPLKFAVRYALSGRAWNLVVNQRTAFINKNDFGREAREAAWATEQRTLHGLHSAESKGFTDKHTFREINTLAEEARRRAEIARLRELHTLKGRVESFAKLRGLDIDAMNGHYTV